A portion of the Cryptomeria japonica chromosome 5, Sugi_1.0, whole genome shotgun sequence genome contains these proteins:
- the LOC131064021 gene encoding 1-aminocyclopropane-1-carboxylate oxidase, with the protein MAIPVIDMANFNGEGRADIMASIASACETPGFFQLLNHGIPHSLMDLVKRACSENYKLTREQSFKESLPVKKLEDAMVAEANGNKCAEIENVDWEDAFLISELDASNSWPSQPNNFREAIEEFRKEIYKLAENLLEIISINLGLEKGYLKEAFAGDDKPFFGTKVSHYPPCPRPDLIKGIRAHTDAGGIILLFQDDEVPGLQVLSNGNWIDVQPIPHSIVIDIGDQLEAISGGKYKSAWHRILPTENGNRLSVASFYNPSYSAMIYPAVQTKSEVKEDDGGHDLCKYPKFQFGDYMSVYVKEKYEDKGPRFRAMREMTVG; encoded by the exons atggcCATCCCAGTGATAGACATGGCGAATTTCAATGGTGAAGGAAGAGCAGATATCATGGCTAGTATTGCAAGTGCTTGTGAGACACCTGGATTCTTCCAG CTTTTGAACCATGGTATACCTCATAGCCTCATGGACCTTGTGAAGAGGGCATGCTCGGAGAACTACAAGCTTACCAGAGAGCAAAGCTTCAAAGAGTCTTTGCCTGTCAAGAAGCTCGAAGATGCCATGGTGGCAGAAGCGAATGGAAACAAGTGTGCTGAGATAGAGAACGTGGATTGGGAAGACGCCTTTCTAATCAGTGAACTGGATGCCTCAAATTCCTGGCCATCACAGCCCAACAATTTCAG GGAGGCAATAGAGGAATTCAGAAAGGAGATATACAAACTGGCAGAGAACTTGCTTGAGATAATAAGCATCAATCTGGGTCTTGAGAAAGGGTACCTGAAAGAAGCTTTTGCAGGTGACGATAAGCCATTTTTTGGCACCAAGGTGAGCCATTATCCTCCCTGCCCCAGACCAGACCTTATTAAGGGCATTCGTGCTCACACAGATGCAGGGGGCATCATTCTTCTCTTCCAAGACGACGAGGTGCCCGGTCTACAGGTCCTCAGCAATGGCAACTGGATTGATGTACAACCCATTCCTCATTCGATAGTGATAGACATTGGAGATCAGTTAGAAGCCATAAGTGGAGGAAAATACAAGAGTGCATGGCATCGTATTCTTCCCACTGAGAATGGCAATCGTTTATCAGTGGCATCGTTTTATAATCCATCATACTCTGCAATGATTTATCCTGCAGTACAGACCAAGAGTGAAGTCAAGGAAGATGATGGCGGCCATGACTTATGCAAATATCCAAAGTTTCAGTTCGGTGATTATATGAGTGTTTATGTTAAAGAGAAGTATGAAGACAAGGGGCCACGCTTCAGAGCTATGAGGGAGATGACTGTTGGTTAG